The sequence below is a genomic window from Salicibibacter cibarius.
AGCCATTTTCTGAATGTAAATCCACTTTTTTGTCGCCTAGATAATCCGGAATCAACGTAGGGATGCCTACACCAAGGTTAATCGAGGCGCCATCCGGCAATTCCTTTGCAATTCGTTTGGCAATTTTAATTCGATCCTGTTGGGACATCATATTTCCCCCCTATCTTTTCATATTTGTTCATAACAAGATAATCAATATATACATGCGGTGTCGTAATTTCGAGAGGATCAAGCTCGCCAACTTCAACAATTTCATCCACTTCAGCAATCACGGATTTCCCTGCTGTAGCCATTACCGCATTGAAGTTTCGCCCCGTGTGGTCGTAGATTAAATTCCCCTTCGTATCCGCTTTCAAGGCTTTGATTAAAGAAACGTCTCCTTTTATTGCTCTTTCCAAAATGTAAGTTTCTCCATCAAAAACCTTTTCTTCTTTTCCCTCAGCAAGTTTTGTTCCAGCAGCAGTCCTTGTGTAAAAACCAGCAATACCTGCACCACCACATCGAATTCTCTCTGCCAGTGTGCCCTGTGGAATCAATTCAATTTCCAGGTTTCCCTTGGACCACTCATTAACCGCATCTCGATTAGAAGTAAAGTAGGAACCCATTGCTTTTTTCAAACAGCCTGTATGCAATAAAATTCCAAGACCCTTATCTTTCTCACCAAGGTTATTGCTTACAACTGTTAGATCTTTCTTGTCCAATGTAGCCAATTCATCAATCAGTGTGAATGGAGTTCCCGAAATACCAAATCCACCAACAAGTAAAGTATCTCCGTCATTTACACAACCTGATAATTCCGACTCTTTTATTACTTTACTCACGCATTACCCTCCTTCATCCTTTTTAAATTTGCAGATGTATTGGTACCTTGAAGCTATAACTTTTTTGAAAAACTTCTCCATTGCAAAAAGAAAAGGTAATTTTAATACGTTATTCCGTTTTACGGAATAACTATTCTGCTTTTTATCAACTCTATTATAATTAAGGATTTATAAAAAGTCAATAATTTTTCTAATACTTTATGGTCCAAGTCGGTGCCAAAAATGGGCAGATGTCTGTTTCTTCAACATGTGAATAGCTCTAAATTACAGTAAGGCTCACTTTTTACCCTTAATTACAATTATCATGTCTGCGATCAACACTTAAACGTGGAAAACTGCTAGGCGTTTTCATCTATCAGCTCGAAAGTAATCCACAACTACCAATAGGACTTCATATACAAGAACAAAACACAGTGGTGACGCAATATTTGATGAACATATTATTAAACGACCCAATAAGCTGATGGTGGATACAGGTTTGTGTAAATAGATAGATATTCAGTTAATTTAGCTATATGAATGTGATACCGTTTGTGGAAGAATAAAAAATTAGGTTTAGTTAGATTATTTTAATAGTTAAATTTTTTCTTTTAACTGTAAAACCAGCACTTTAATCTGTGCTGATTTTTTATGAGTTCTGGTTCTTCCGGATTTCCTATTACATTTGAAACACTCAACTTTCGAACATGACTAATACACGTAAAACCCTGATATAAAGGGATTTATGGTTGGTTTACGCTCAAGAAAGTAACGGTTTTCGCAAAAAATCCGGTAGATTATCAAACAAGCGATCCAGAAATGGTTGAACTTGTTCGTCAGTGAGGATATATTCTTCTGTCAGCATCGATCCTAACACTTCAAGGATCATCAAGAGCGCTTCAGAAAATCGAAGATCCTCTACCTCATCACAGCACATGAAAAACAGTTGACCAATCGTGCGAGGGTCTTCTTCCTCTCGCGAGCTCACAGCGAGCATCATGTAGCGGAGGAAAACGATCGACGTATGCGCTGTCAGCACATCATAGCTGCGGCACTGAAATTCCTTGGCCAATCTCATGAGATTTGGTCACTTTGAAAAAGCATTCCATGGCCCAGCGTTTGCCATAAATGCGGAGAGCATCTTCTTCCGTATGATTCAGGTTCGTCGTAAGGATGGCTAACCACTTTTTCGAACGGTTGCGATCACGAACAAAGATGATGTGAGCTTGAATCTCTCGGCCATCCT
It includes:
- a CDS encoding CoA transferase subunit A, giving the protein MSKVIKESELSGCVNDGDTLLVGGFGISGTPFTLIDELATLDKKDLTVVSNNLGEKDKGLGILLHTGCLKKAMGSYFTSNRDAVNEWSKGNLEIELIPQGTLAERIRCGGAGIAGFYTRTAAGTKLAEGKEEKVFDGETYILERAIKGDVSLIKALKADTKGNLIYDHTGRNFNAVMATAGKSVIAEVDEIVEVGELDPLEITTPHVYIDYLVMNKYEKIGGKYDVPTGSN